One stretch of Psilocybe cubensis strain MGC-MH-2018 chromosome 6, whole genome shotgun sequence DNA includes these proteins:
- a CDS encoding Protein artemis, whose protein sequence is MPTGTPYNSFIAPYRIRVDDFASISNTDPEATPLLHLLTHTHSDHINGLSAKSFGYNVICSHDAKEMLLNHQVQAERDLDSKDLRAEKKRTYSHLRIEPMANPNARQYYNGSRDLLRPLPLNTPTQFELDANNSVTITLLDANHCPGSVMFLVEGDRGAVLHTGDFRAEPWFLESITRNPILQPYLSPTVEPQNDLSTESMSPVLSRSLEAIYLDTACVMSKLKIPTKADATAGLIELMKLLPSSTYFYINSWTWGYEDILKAIAREFQSKIHVDAYKSKIYQRISDPFLHILTTEDEKSTRFHACERFSRCDFVSINDDDTFNTEPTSAKGKHVVYINPVNMEHDKWMEYCREIKNFVKSGQKIYNLLVPLSRHSSLPELQEFVKLFRPKRVVPNTLDPRLFGLDWACINAMFSTCISPPHSHVSDVFPTSQHLGILGKHKLSEVDQIDGDVDLKNLIGANTHSIAKKWVDHQSIISKFKVIRDYVSNRENDMIDQLLGIARPRGRHPLEAPSSDPPQYLDKGKGRQIIISRYHDKDSDDDTEDSHDERGRTADFLFGAQAGINIHDKENSWLSSEASQEGLELIENVEHTNVILPIKGKQGPAQDGAWRLNCLTPESSPVQKLKKASGSSPTTPTPMKQRPPVRRAGPGSISNPSSRHILTPKVNQPVRIPNNANSGGSHSFPICLVSSSPEMSFKSRSNGLSHSSPTTNGPINGRISGTPPEPSSRQAVKRKITTSFKASIEYAERSTISSHSNANAKRRKLDPVLSTITSKREQKCAKPPATPSAKHHTRPLLQSHSTIPFIPSENEQQQRERIRTSDNLAMLYPDRVDPSYPTKRTKQLARMERKRQTPANETAVTSNSLLSTPRRQFLLPVPTILDMDI, encoded by the exons ATGCCCACAGGAACTCCATATAACTCTTTCATCGCACCATATAGAATTCGTGTTGATGATTTCGCCTCTATTTCCAACACAGATCCCGAAGCGACCCCGTTGCTTCATTTGCTAACGCACACGCACTCAGATCACATCAATGGGCTGTCTGCAAAGTCTTTTGGATACAATGTGATATGTTCTCATGACGCAAAAGAGATGCTTCTAAATCATCAGGTCCAAGCCGAACGGGACCTTGATAGCAAGGATTTAAGGGCCGAAAAGAAACGGACTTACTCTCACCTTAGAATCGAACCTATGGCAAATCCGAATGCACGACAGTATTATAATGGGTCAAGAGATCTTTTG CGACCTCTGCCTCTCAACACTCCGACCCAGTTCGAACTAGACGCTAATAACTCTGTGACGATCACGTTGCTCGATGCCAATCATTGTCCTGGATCTGTCAT GTTTCTTGTAGAAGGCGATCGAGGTGCTGTCCTTCACACGGGAGACTTTCGAGCAGAGCCATGGTTCTTGGAATCAATCACTCGCAACCCGATACTTCAGCCGTACCTTTCTCCCACAGTTGAACCTCAAAATGATCTTTCGACTGAGAGCATGTCACCTGTCTTAAGCCGATCACTGGAAGCGATATATCTCGATACTGCCTGTGTCATGTCCAAGCTCAAAATCCCAACCAAG GCAGATGCAACGGCCGGGCTAATCGAGTTAATGAAACTCCTACCATCTTCGACTTATTTCTACATAAATTCGTGGACATGGGGCTATGAGGACATACTCAAAGCAATTGCGCGAGAGTTTCAATCCAAG ATTCACGTCGATGCTTACAAAAGCAAGATATACCAACGCATCTCGGATCCCTTCCTTCACATCCTCACCACAGAAGATGAAAAATCAACCCGTTTTCATGCTTGCGAGCGGTTCAGTCGATGCGATTTTGTCTCGATAAACGATGACGATACGTTTAACACAGAACCCACCAGTGCTAAGGGAAAACATGTCGTATACATCAACCCTGTAAACATGGAGCACGACAAGTGGATGGAATATTGTAGAGAGATAAAAAACTTTGTGAAGTCGGGGCAGAAAATATATAATTTA CTTGTCCCGCTTTCGCGGCATTCATCTCTCCCAGAACTTCAAGAATTCGTTAAACTCTTTAGGCCAAAAAGAGTAGTGCCAAATACCCTTGATCCTCGCTTATTCGGGCTTGACTGGGCGTGCATTAATGCAATGTTTTCGACTTGTATTTCTCCACCTCATAGTCATGTTTCTGATGTGTTCCCCACCTCTCAACATCTCGGTATTTTGGGGAAGCATAAGCTTTCTGAAGTTGACCAAATAGATGGTGATGTGGATCTAAAAAATCTTATTGGGGCCAACACACACAGCATTGCCAAGAAATGGGTGGACCACCAGAGCATTATCAGCAAGTTCAAAGTCATTCGTGACTATGTTAGCAACAGGGAGAACGACATGATTGATCAGTTATTAGGCATTGCGAGGCCGCGCGGACGGCACCCCCTGGAGGCACCTTCATCCGATCCTCCGCAATATCTTGACAAGGGAAAAGGAAGGCAGATAATCATATCCCGATACCATGACAAGGACAGTGATGATGATACCGAAGACAGCCACGATGAACGAGGTAGAACAGCcgattttctttttggcgCTCAAGCAGGAATCAACATACatgacaaagaaaacagttGGCTCTCATCAGAAGCCTCTCAAGAGGGCCTTGAACTTATTGAGAACGTCGAGCATACGAATGTAATACTTCCCATCAAAGGAAAGCAGGGGCCAGCACAAGATGGAGCATGGAGATTGAACTGTCTGACGCCTGAATCGTCGCCAGTACAAAAACTAAAGAAAGCATCAGGATCGTCTCCAACGACGCCGACCCCAATGAAACAGAGACCTCCCGTACGTCGCGCTGGCCCCGGTTCTATAAGTAACCCCTCTTCCCGACATATTCTTACACCTAAAGTCAATCAACCTGTCCGAATTCCGAATAATGCGAACTCTGGTGGAAGCCATTCTTTCCCTATATGTTTagtttcttcttccccaGAAATGTCCTTCAAATCTAGGTCTAATGGGTTGTCCCATTCATCTCCGACAACAAACGGACCTATCAACGGTAGAATTTCAGGAACGCCACCCGAGCCTTCCAGTAGGCAGGCGGtcaagaggaagataacgacATCGTTCAAAGCTTCCATAGAATATGCTGAGCGCTCTACCATTAGTTCGCACTCTAATGCCAACGCCAAACGGCGCAAACTGGACCCAGTGCTTTCTACGATTACTTCAAAACGTGAACAAAAGTGTGCAAAACCTCCTGCTACTCCCTCTGCTAAGCACCACACAAGGCCCTTGTTGCAATCTCATTCTACAATCCCCTTTATACCATCGGAGAACGAACAACAACAGCGAGAGCGTATCCGAACGTCTGATAACCTTGCGATGCTCTACCCTGACCGTGTTGACCCGTCTTATCCAACCAAAAGAACTAAACAACTAGCAAGGATGGAGCGGAAACGCCAAACTCCTGCGAACGAGACTGCGGTCACGTCGAACTCATTGCTGTCGACGCCTCGTAGGCAATTTCTGTTGCCTGTCCCTACTATCCTGGACATGGATATTTAA
- a CDS encoding Cell division cycle protein 123, translating into MMSDLFPASTPSYVLAFQFSSWYPTFAKHSIKSTIVRPLSADFQEYLHADGVFVPEGSDNVPAESTLSDEEDAVEDDSEDEDAQPRRHYTFPDLDQRIRECIKEYEAVFPKLNFSSPKDASWLLPSSSPLKCMSPADVYLLLKSSDFINHDLSTESVFEGTKYDPSSSISPTYELELVLRKWYPVDRGRELRCFVRGDKLIGISQRDVNFYEFWNDTDTQAKVASAVSEFWETNIRPHWSAQPDYVFDFLLTRDLTRGHIIDFNPYMPKTDPLLFTYEELTDIFALSSSTKKDIPVLRVIDSASHPAAASNAPANQHNMLPVEAINMSSGRDIEEFADLWKQSVKESSS; encoded by the exons ATGATGTCAGACCTCTTTCCAGCGAGCACACCTTCCTACGTGCTTgcctttcaattttcatcatGGTACCCCACATTTGCAAAGCACTCTATCAAAAGCACCATTGTCCGCCCGCTGTCCGCTGATTTCCAAGAGTACTTGCATGCAGATGGGGTGTTCGTACCGGAAGGCTCTGACAACGT ACCGGCAGAGAGCACGCTCTCAGATGAGGAGGACGCGGTAGAAGATGACtctgaagacgaggacgcGCAGCCTCGGAGACACTACACTTTCCCAGACCTTGACCAGCGCATCCGAGAGTGTATAAAAGAATACGAGGCGGTCTTCCCCAAGCTCAATTTTTCCTCGCCAAAG GACGCGTCGTGGCTACTCCCATCTTCCTCTCCCTTGAAATGCATGTCACCTGCGGACGTCTACCTCCTGCTCAAATCATCCGATTTTATCAATCACGACTTGAGCACCGAGAGCGTGTTTGAAGGGACGAAATATGACCCTTCCTCATCAATATCGCCAACAtacgaactcgaactcgtCCTGCGTAAATGGTACCCCGTCGATCGAGGACGCGAGCTGAGATGTTTCGTGAGAGGGGACAAACTCATCG GCATATCGCAGCGCGACGTCAATTTTTACGAATTCTGGAACGACACCGACACCCAAGCCAAAGTCGCATCCGCCGTGAGTGAATTTTGGGAGACCAACATCCGTCCTCATTGGTCGGCCCAACCAGATT ATGTCTTCGATTTTCTCCTCACGCGCGATCTAACGCGGGGGCACATCATAGACTTCAACCCCTACATGCCCAAAACTGACCCTCTCTTGTTCACATACGAAGAACTTACCGATATCTTCGCCTTATCGTCATCCACGAAGAAAGACATACCAGTCCTCAGAGTCATTGACTCGGCCTCACATCCGGCAGCGGCGAGCAATGCCCCCGCCAATCAGCACAATATGCTTCCAGTTGAAGCCATCAACATGAGTAGCGGAAGAGACATAGAAGAATTTGCAGACCTGTGGAAACAATCCGTCAAAGAGAGTAGCAGCTAA
- a CDS encoding Ribonucleases P/MRP protein subunit POP1, translating to MPPKRRNGEDADAITGREKKKLKINAARTIAVQPSSQRESSAAIGPSNSATNHSNSLTGLPTALDVEKFVEARAFEIDAMHTAMKTASASSTHRVWQTLPRHLRRRAASHDVRRVPLKLRDRARAEMDPVRKKALGRSLPKLGKGKGMSRTEAFLRRQRDKAWLETHIWHAKRMHMENMWGYRLAVTPTEKSYRPSHRASVHGSILHDASYYSTYEIKGPEEALIALLDLCCDPQGPGPSSKRYLNGSRILETSMYAVGLYPYGLIAPVTIIWRPYLQASSAINTTGSSGNEGVKDVRAADIRSVWLRFHPSVQTAVFNTLKDATSRSLTLYKARHSEEALVEVIDIKRQLNIFEIMGPKSSQVIKGALTPIVSEKSREFLQFWKSLAELQSSGSVPRGMIVGFKVNDPRLNFPPKNAKPATIPSKGVPSIEITFPSANLANSEIWEESMRNSLSKPRYKKKDIDTRRANSDIPGSALKALRQDDCIPILLIQRSVETPNSSGSKGLHGWTLILPAGWSMAFFSSLIYTSTRVAGQQERQTQAYEAGTTYFPRDYPTTEPYQAYAQDREFKEKETWDRKPPAKRVNFEKLGTENPWMSDWAKVLGIPGRDDKDEDFVATQREPEPSQDNEAHIAIKPWLLRGSEVPSILSKLSSVFNVGAALLSEINRLRLKRSHQVLAEDITGAQLLHGALVNVEITMCSRGSPQDLAEIFIIPDGLSIQWERFLQTRNRKSVDDEEHPDELELASHIPPKSSIVGHVTTGHYSLARGEGFAIGAIALARLMELEQQARR from the exons ATGCCACCAAAACGAAGGAATGGTGAAGATGCAGATGCGATAACAGGACgcgaaaaaaagaagctCAAAATAAACGCAGCGCGTACGATTGCTGTCCAGCCGAGTTCTCAACGTGAAAGTAGTGCTGCCATAGGCCCTTCAAACTCAGCTACGAATCATTCAAATAGCTTAACGGGGCTGCCAACTGCCCTCGATGTTGAAAAATTTGTTGAG GCGAGGGCATTTGAGATTGATGCCATGCATACTGCAATGAAGACTGCAAG TGCCAGTTCGACCCATCGAGTATGGCAAACCCTTCCTCGTCATCTACGTAGGAGGGCTGCAAGCCATGATGTTAGACGTGTTCCACTCAAGCTTAGAGATAGAGCTCGTGCAGAG ATGGACCCTGTTCGCAAGAAAGCTTTAGGACGATCTCTGCCTAAACTTGGGAAAGGCAAAGGAATGTCAAGAACCGAGGCATTTCTTAGGCGCCAAC GCGATAAAGCATGGCTTGAAACTCACATTTGGCATGCGAAACGCATGCACATGGAAAATATGTGGGGATATCGTCTC GCCGTCACACCCACTGAAAAATCGTATAGACCCTCCCATCGAGCATCAGTCCATGGATCCATCCTCCATGATGCATCATATTACTCAACATACGAAATCAAAGGACCTGAGGAAGCCCTGATTGCATTGCTGGACCTTTGCTGTGATCCTCAAGGCCCCGGTCCAAGCTCAAAAAG ATATCTCAATGGTTCTCGTATTTTGGAGACTTCCATGTATGCCGTTGGGCTATACCCATATGGCTTGATCGCTCCTGTTACAATTATTTGGAGACCTTATCTGCAGGCATCGTCAGCGATAAATACAACGGGCTCTTCAGGTAATGAAGGGGTTAAGGACGTCAGGGCGGCTGATATCCGTTCTGTTTGGCTACGTTTCCATCCATCGGTGCAAACTGCTGTATTCAACACCCTGAAAGATGCCACTTCGCGTAGTTTAACCTTGTACAAAGCTCGACATTCGGAAGAAGCCTTGGTTGAAGTCATTGACATTAAACGACAGTTGAATATTTTCGAAATTATGGGCCCCAAATCTAGTCAAGTTATTAAAGGAGCCTTAACTCCCATTGTATCAGAAAAATCTCGGGAGTTTCTACAA TTCTGGAAATCGTTGGCAGAGCTGCAAAGTTCTGGCTCAGTTCCACGTGGTATGATCGTTGGGTTCAAAGTCAACGACCCTAGACTCAA TTTCCCTCCAAAAAATGCGAAGCCTGCAACCATACCATCTAAGGGGGTCCCATCCATTGAAATCACATTTCCGTCGGCCAATTTAGCCAATAGCGAAATTTGGGAAGAGTCTATGCGGAATAGTTTGTCTAAACCACGCTACAAGAAAAAAGATATCGACACAAGGCGGGCAAAT AGTGATATTCCTGGATCGGCCCTCAAAGCCCTCCGGCAGGACGACTGCATCCctatcctcctcatccaacgtTCAGTGGAGACTCCCAATTCCTCTGGTAGCAAAGGATTACATGGATGGACCCTTATTCTGCCCGCCGGATGGTCAATGGCATTTTTTAGCTCACTGATCTACACAAGTACACGTGTGGCTGGACAACAGGAGCGCCAAACTCAGGCATACGAAGCCGGAACCACATATTTCCCTCGAGATTATCCCACCACCGAACCGTATCAAGCGTACGCCCAGGATCGAGAATTtaaggaaaaagaaacatgGGATCGAAAACCTCCCGCCAAACGCGTCAATTTTGAGAAGCTTGGTACAGAAAACCCTTGGATGAGTGATTGGGCGAAGGTTCTTGGGATACCAGGACGAGATGATAAAGATGAAGATTTTGTTGCAACTCAAAGGGAGCCTGAACCCTCTCAAGATAATGAAGCTCATATAGCCATCAAGCCTTGGTTATTGCGTGGTTCAGAAGTACCCAGTATTCTGTCAAAGTTGTCCTCCGTGTTCAACGTCGGTGCTGCTCTTCTATCTGAAATTAACCGCTTGCGACTTAAACGGAGCCATCAAGTTTTGGCGGAAGACATTACCGGCGCACAACTACTGCATGGTGCTCTCGTGAATGTCGAGATTACAATGTGCTCTCGAGGATCTCCGCAAGATTTAGCTGAGATCTTCATAATTCCAGATGGCCTTTCGATACAATGGGAACGTTTTCTGCAGACTCGAAACCGAAAGAGtgtggatgatgaggagCATCCGGATGAACTGGAG CTGGCAAGCCACATTCCGCCAAAAAGCTCGATTGTGGGGCATGTTACCACAGGTCATTATTCCCTCGCAAGAGGTGAAGGGTTTGCTATCGGCGCTATTGCTCTTGCACGTTTGATGGAGTTGGAACAGCAAGCCAGGCGGTAA
- a CDS encoding Sterol-4-alpha-carboxylate 3-dehydrogenase, decarboxylating, translated as MSQTKTRDVYMVIGGNGFLGRHIVQQLLDRGDIVSVFDIVERYNDVAFYAGDISNQESVASALRSSGTTCIIHTASPHATLNNPALFHKVNVEGTKAVIAAAVETKVRKLVFTSSAGVVFNGEDIMDADERLPFPDVPMDAYNDTKAQAERAVLEANGKGGLLTVALRPAGIFGPGDRQVMSGLYQVYERGQTHFQIGDNTNLFDWTYVGNVAYAHLLAADKLETPPPAPPVSQLEKPPAIADEVPPLNDAEIAILDYPILPVSLSTGQHRVPTCEARPLGPYVTPPPNAAKIAAAFEDPNFAATPRPVIRTRFDQLSDHALKRAKVNYPDIHPLQVAGQVFFITNGEPTYFWDFPRLIWNELDKYFPEKRKPRGLIKLPKSVGIAAATGSEWYGWLTGKDVTFTKFKVTFSCAMRWHNIEKARRILGYEPQVGVQEGAKRMVEWWYADYLANQKKSS; from the exons ATGTCGCAAACTAAAACCCGCGATGTCTACATGGTAATTGGTGGAAATGGATTTCTTGGCCGGCATATTGTGCAGCAGCTCCTAGACCGCGGCGACATCGTCTCGGTCTTCGATATTGTCGAACGGTATAATGACGTTGCCTTTTATGCTGGAGATATTAGCAATCAGGAGTCCGTGGCTTCTGCCCTGCGCAGT AGCGGAACCACCTGCATTATACACACAGCTTCACCACATGCAACGCTGAACAACCCTGCCCTCTTCCACAAAGTCAATGTAGAAGGAACCAAAGCCGTGATTGCTGCCGCCGTGGAAACTAAAGTACGCAAACTCGTATTCACGAGTTCAGCAGGAGTGGTCTTCAATGGCGAAGATATTATGGACGCGGACGAACGATTGCCTTTCCCCGATGTCCCTATGGACGCTTACAACGACACAAAAGCGCAAGCAGAGCGCGCCGTGCTAGAAGCTAATGGTAAAGGTGGTTTATTGACTGTGGCGTTGAGACCTGCTGGCATTTTTGG CCCCGGAGACAGGCAGGTTATGAGTGGACTGTACCAAGTATACGAACGAGGGCAAACTCATTTCCAGATCGGTGACAATACGAATCTATTCGATTGGACGTATGTTGGAAATGTAGCCTACGCTCACCTCCTAGCCGCCGACAAACTCGAaacccctcctcctgcaccCCCTGTCTCTCAACTCGAAAAGCCTCCTGCAATTGCAGACGAAGTACCCCCCCTGAACGACGCTGAGATTGCCATCTTGGACTACCCTATTCTTCCCGTTTCCCTCAGCACAGGGCAACACCGAGTACCCACATGTGAAGCGAGACCGCTAGGGCCGTATGTCACGCCCCCGCCAAATGCCGCCAAAATTGCTGCCGCTTTCGAAGACCCCAACTTTGCGGCAACGCCACGCCCCGTCATTAGGACTCGTTTTGACCAACTTTCCGACCACGCTCTCAAACGTGCAAAAGTCAACTACCCCGACATTCACCCCTTACAAGTTGCTGGACAAGTGTTCTTCATCACTAATGGCGAGCCTACATATTTCTGGGACTTCCCTCGGCTAATCTGGAACGAACTTGACAAGTATTTCCCGGAGAAGAGGAAACCGCGGGGGTTGATCAAGCTGCCCAAATCCGTGGGTATAGCTGCTGCAACAGGGTCGGAATGGTATGGCTGGCTGACCGGGAAGGACGTCACTTTCACCAAGTTCAAGGTGACGTTCAGCTGTGCAATGAGGTGGCACAATATCGAAAAGGCTAGGAGAATCTTGGGCTATGAACCACAGGTAGGAGTCCAAGAAGGAGCCAAACGCATGGTTGAG TGGTGGTATGCAGACTACCTCGCCAACCAGAAAAAGTCGAGTTAA
- a CDS encoding Sterol 3-beta-glucosyltransferase: MAPNVSRIFSRRKPTKTASTDSGKGDADTTLSPKRSPSQSSSSSQSSTNSHLISSLYNEAGKFEKILLSSGCISPRDSPNGTSGFDDLVMRDLTKSERAYANHDARILAAGNSWVSLADLDESLFSDIDSNSAEIASVTTASTTQSSSDGSERPKPAIHRASTIDSQSLESMEPEDIVNILIDEFGVIAAPGEEEKLILETDGALLHDVAIVGVIHLTTHRLTFHASLQATRPDLSSLQEPIKAGPAIMHRKGWRTKRRVWVELTHDMLCAYSSSNEDEKARPLCSLLLSFVKDVVPYDKSAPRVIRFNLDQHVTSVNEYAEFDTEESAQEWRREIKGAIFSYRHLRRELFASPTPESSGVRFHCPLIQIDSLKWVHESIFASVVSMKVKLETSEFRFDNENLPQSQVFELGPCETIPAWQRLGDYVAEAKEAHRERDSYPPVVVDFGPYNFFETDYGPIKSPGKLSARGETAVRVALGFSPESTVWIVRARINRSISCTGYFALSDTHLGFWCKNITQADLRYRLPLSSVRSVKPFSMNWISVEGITITIEGKPDLNFTFKTALIRDQAIKNITSSMSSLQIGQLNLSSVPSSPTSTKSSFSFNSYTPPSSLSGKLDPVSFFAPLSRSLAAAAEAAAHSTLPRMDRLNQIPKVLNFPREVLITEKYLHFVCLTIGSRGDVQPYIALGVRLIKEGHTVTIVTHEEYRDWVVGFGIRHRTAGGDPGALMKLSVENKMFSPEFFKQSLMNFRPWLDQLLVDSWAACRDADVLLESPSAMAGVHIAEALNIPYFRTFTMPWTKTSEFPHAFLSPPVDSPTFNAASNVMWAATSGQINKWRRNTLGLASTDMGHLAQSKITFIYNFSRAVVPKPLDWPDTTIVSGYWFLDNPDIGWTPPQELLDWMQKARADGKPIVYIGFGSITVPRPNKVTATIFKAVLKSGVRAIVSKGWSARMSKGDDKDPVVPTPPECFLLDKVPHDWLFPRIDAAVHHGGAGTTGASLRAGIPTIIKPWFGDQFFWAARVQVLGAGLKVSSLHSNALAAAMVKATTDRAMKAKAASVGEAIRKEDGVHTAIYTIYTYLHRASLNRASLT; encoded by the exons ATGGCACCGAATGTGTCCCGCATATTTTCAAGGCGTAAGCCGACCAAGACTGCCAGCACAGATAGTGGCAAGGGCGACGCGGACACGACCTTGAGCCCTAAGAGGTCACCTTCTCAATCCTCTAGTAGCTCTCAAAGCTCTACGAATTCGCACTTGATATCTTCGTTGTACAACGAAGCTGGAAAGTTTGAAAAGATCCTCCTCTCTTCCGGTTGTATCAGCCCTCGAGATTCGCCCAACGGTACTAGCGGTTTTGACGACCTTGTCATGCGTGATCTTACTAAGAGCGAGCGCGCTTATGCCAATCACGATGCCAGAATTCTAGCAGCCGGAAATTCATGGGTATCCTTAGCAGACTTAGACGAAAGTCTTTTTTCCGACATCGACAGCAACAGTGCAGAGATCGCGAGTGTCACAACGGCATCTACTACTCAGAGTTCCAGTGATGGTTCTGAGCGTCCGAAGCCTGCCATTCATCGAGCCTCAACAATTGACAGTCAATCCTTGGAGTCTATGGAGCCGGAAGACATCGTCAACATACTCATAGACGAGTTTGGAGTCATAGCTGCTCCtggggaggaagaaaaactGATTTTGGAGACGGATGGGGCACTTCTACATGATGTGGCTATTGTG GGCGTCATTCATTTAACGACACATCGTTTAACTTTCCATGCCTCTTTACAAGCAACTCGTCCCGACTTATCATCTTTACAAGAGCCAATAAAGGCAGGTCCGGCGATAATGCATCGTAAAGGGTGGAGGACGAAACGCCGTGTCTGGGTCGAACTTACGCATGATATGCTGTGCGCATATTCCTCAAGTAACGAAGACGAGAAAGCACGTCCCTTGTGTTCGCTTCTTC TGTCATTTGTAAAGGATGTCGTTCCTTACGACAAATCAGCGCCACGGGTCATACGATTCAACCTAGACCAGCATGTCACAAGCGTTAACGAATATGCGGAGTTCGATACCGAAGAATCAGCTCAGGAATGGAGAAGGGAAATCAAGG GCGCTATCTTTAGCTATCGCCATCTCAGACGGGAGCTCTTTGCAAGCCCAACACCAGAGTCAAGCGGTGTGAGATTCCACTGTCCACTCATACAAATAGACAGCCTGAAATGGGTCCACGAATCCATTTTTGCCTCGGTCGTCTCTATGAAAGTGAAATTAGAGACTTCTGAATTCCGGTTCGACAATGAGAACCTACCTCAATCGCAAGTTTTTGAACTAGGGCCATGCGAAACTATTCCTGCCTGGCAACGCCTGGGCGACTACGTTGCAGAGGCAAAAGAGGCTCACAGAGAGCGAGATTCTTACCCTCCGGTGGTAGTTGATTTTGGGCCGTACAACTTTTTTGAAACCGATTATGGTCCAATAAAATCTCCTGGCAAGCTTTCTGCTCGTGGTGAGACGGCCGTGCGTGTTGCCTTGGGATTTAGTCCCGAGTCAACTGTTTGGA TTGTAAGGGCTCGCATCAATCGCTCTATATCTTGCACTGGCTATTTTGCTCTCTCGGATACTCATTTGGGATTCTGGTGCAAAAATATCACACAAGCCGACCTCCGCTATCGGTTACCACTTTCCAGCGTACGATCCGTCAAGCCGTTCAGCATGAATTGGATCTCAGTCGAAGGCATTACAATAACCATTGAGGGCAAACCGGACTTGAACTTTACGTTCAAAACCGCACTTATTCGTGACCAGGCTATAAAGAATATCACGTCGTCTATGTCATCACTCCAGATTGGACAGTTAAATCTATCTTCCGTACCCTCTTCCCCCACAAGTACCAAGTCATCATTCAGTTTCAACTCTTATACACCACCGTCATCTCTATCCGGGAAGCTCGACCCGGTCAGCTTCTTTGCCCCCCTCTCTCGTTCCCtcgctgccgctgctgaAGCAGCAGCACACAGTACTCTTCCGCGCATGGATCGACTAAACCAAATACCAAAAGTTTTAAATTTTCCACGTGAAGTTTTGATCACGGAGAAATATTTGCACTTCGTTTGTCTTACAATCGGTTCACGAGGAGATGTCCAGCCATACATTGCTCTAGGTGTCAGGTTGATCAAGGAAGGTCATACGGTGACAATTGTCACACACGAAGAATACCGGGACTGGGTTGTCGGGTTTGGAATACGACATCGAACAGCAGGTGGAGACCCTGGTGCTTTGATGAAGCTTAGCGTCGAAAATAAG ATGTTCTCCCCGGAATTTTTCAAACAAAGTTTGATGAAC TTTCGGCCATGGCTTGACCAGC TCCTTGTTGACTCTTGGGCTGCGTGTCGAGATGCTGATGTATTGCTTGAGAGTCCCTCTGCAATGGCAGGGGTACACATAGCGGAGGCCCTGA ATATTCCATATTTCCGAACTTTCACAATGCCTTGGACTAA GACCAGTGAATTCCCGCATGCATTTTTAAGCCCTCCTGTTGACTCGCCCACTTTCAACGCTGCTTC TAATGTGATGTGGGCTGCGACTTCTGGTCAAATCAACAAATGGAGACGCAACACTCTAGGACTAGCTAGTACCGATATGGGACATTTGGCTCAATCGAAAATCACCTTTATCTACAACTTTTCAAGA GCCGTTGTACCAAAGCCATTAGATTGGCCTGACACTACAATCGTCTCGGGATA TTGGTTCCTTGACAATCCGGACATCGGATGGACCCCTCCTCAAGAGCTTTTGGATTGGATGCAGAAAGCTCGTGCAGACGGCAAACCTATTGTTTACATTGGCTTCGGAAGCATTACTGTACCTCGGCCAAATAAAGTTACTGCGACTATCTTCAAGGCCGTCCTCAAGA GTGGGGTAAGAGCTATCGTTTCAAAGGGCTGGTCGGCACGAATGAGCAAAGGAGATGACAAAGATCCTGTTGTACCAACACCTCCGGAATGCTTCCTTTTGGATAAAGTACCCCATGATTGGTTGTTTCCCCGCATCGACGCTGCAGTTCATCACGGCGGTGCGGGGACAACCGGCGCAAGTCTCAGGGCTGGCATTCCGACAATCATCAAACCCTGGTTTGGGGATCAATTCTTTTGGGCAGCGAGGGTGCAGGTCTTAGGG GCTGGACTCAAGGTGTCTTCTCTTCACTCTAATGCGTTAGCGGCAGCTATGGTGAAAGCTACCACAGATCG TGCTATGAAAGCAAAAGCCGCGTCTGTCGGTGAAGCGATCCGCAAG GAGGACGGCGTTCACACTGCTATATACACAATCTATACTTATCTACACCGCGCATCACTAAACAGGGCATCATTGACATAG